One genomic segment of Vespa crabro chromosome 3, iyVesCrab1.2, whole genome shotgun sequence includes these proteins:
- the LOC124422939 gene encoding MAP kinase-activating death domain protein isoform X3, translated as MATMDIQKKQLCPRLVDYLAIVGARSAPISRQPVQVPELLRRYPVEDHKDFPLPLDMVYFCQPEGCSSVGPKRTALREATSFTFTLTDKDSGKTRYGICVNFYRPIERAGTNARGGISMRRDKYNTTFRRESWRKSMEKSTDSAFSSDYRSSAVGPSDSEKDCSSSRRDSDTSHAPYAPRLGVTAPSGDSESGGSHSPSPRASRRRQRIRNHSLTSLCIISHHPFFSMFRECLFVLKKIIDACNDNSTPQKVGASRQTNRDSVWSVLSGQVLEGTPSIVLHDIREIETWILRLLSSPVPVPTKTRVEIEIVSSIIQPSLCFALPDHTRFSLVDFPLHLPLELLGVEICLKVLTLILLENKIVLQSRDYNALSMSVMAFVTMIYPLEYMFPAIPLLPTCMSCAEQLLLAPTPYIIGIPASFLMYKKNFKMPDDVWLVDLDSNKVTAPPGSADQLPPLPEPEGTILKNHLKQAMQLMDQVGSGTMGSMSASQAIPPDTWSSRLSSQSPSRRESSASQHSQNLSVSTMRHRPSVDYQHGHGQQSPLGGNASQLRRPSLTTAMVSASASGGSSTPSPSSSSPVPGPGTTTGSGTSTTSITAPPFNPFIYGNDVDSVDIATRVAMVRFFNSQNLLANFTEHTRTLRLYPRPVVAFQINSFLRSRPRASQFLNKFARTQAVEFLAEWSLTPSNVAFLRVQTGVFDPAQIGDKSKWYAANLEPIHFKVWDNSSSLANALNALKELESQPTDESGSDSEGAESTSSSYSSLSDFVSEMASSDLSPSYNCPQVSQPQQMALSIDPKNIYNPPSSLQYPGVEEESPARPESPPSTSSSHSDLSSPSFNRDSELELNPNALETSQSTNDKEEGGSFESDSASTITPRTILSAQSSIGQFGVGMGSLGNSLLNDTERTTTPHRTSRVTRYMVPVMPSGTSLQRQPSVGNVLARTSSFGSSTSPLLTRQLSGSMDNETLTAFRQQSSTQDGQKNNAGMPGNGVLRQGSQGSLFEQIATQAKDLVRETTRQSSQDGLLAHMDKLKHQAKEKITEAGEDSLFAPLEQLTQQTKKAVGEATKSVQEASKTAIEASKTAAGVSKNTLDDLTYMGKSTFGDLTKSAKEVATKKGLLKSIGESQQSSPPHTPPSSGITQRRESSNTQLVASDTRSGRRDIGRDFFSNISSDLNGIAAQTSSMFSDLFGNRNSSNRNLTQRSKEKTSTSFGPFPKVSGKTGLVERSSLIKHSSMKANQEEMQRMQNAERSSTNSDNQAFLTDVVTQVLAGEGVGWLKLNRLKKLMEDESYRDLVVTKLNKGLNRKISPDDHIDDVCISKPVYKGMLKCLQAVVHGLAHTYSNFGLGGMASVFQLMEIAHTHYWSKDLSEGGFDSSLLSQASSPFGSKENLKSPQSPNQGELPDISQRLRSSQTQEIPPQVQLEFTHGQQTSDVGQSTTDMFLDMFTKKKKFLCKLTSFDSESGRGGGTGSSEALSTDGGSIITNPAFRQAHQASFRSTVSDSEVEQGNFPRQGKQRTGSVWSSKSSLSTGFRYHGGNLISTTPMSSPETARTYLFEGLLGKERSNLWDQMQFWEDAFLDAVSQERDMLGMDQGAGEMMERYKSLSDSERRRLEHDEDRLLCSLLHNLTAILVMLNVDKNEVKRKVRRLLGKSHIGLIYSQELNQLLDQINNLHGNDIDLKPLTSRQMHRQSFTVHAGVDADGDLRFLEVRHDGLVLRSVNGVIVERWWYERLVNMTYSPKNKVLCLWRRNGGQTQFHKYYTKKCKDLYYCIKDAMEKAAARGRGGNIGIELGGEFPVQDMRTGEGGLLQVCMEGVGLLFANSKFFVRLDHIRKCFTQKDGIFVLEEFNPKTRQVIQRKYRSQMADQICYAVLCVFSYLAAGLEQRKQQPQQQQQQQQQQQQQQQQQQQQHQQQQQQQQLRQQQQKQLRQQQLQQQQQQLKHQHQQLRQQQQQQQQEVHQHVQQQQLRQQQLQQQLRQQQQQQQQQQQQQQQQQQQQQQQQQQQQQQQQQRWQQQQQQMSPRDENIPQVVQGNTNTQFEPFLQQH; from the exons ATGGCAACCATGGATATACAAAAGAAGCAACTTTGTCCACGTTTGGTGGACTATCTTGCTATCGTGGGAGCCAGATCGGCTCCGATCTCTCGTCAGCCTGTGcag gTTCCAGAATTGTTGCGCAGATATCCGGTGGAGGATCACAAAGATTTTCCTTTACCTCTGGATATGGTTTATTTTTGTCAACCAGAAGGTTGCAGCAGCGTGGGACCTAAACGCACAGCCTTACGAGAAGCTACGTCTTTCACTTTCACCCTCACGGATAAGGACTCAG gaaAAACACGATATGGCATTTGCGTTAATTTCTATCGACCTATAGAAAGGGCTGGAACAAATGCACGTGGTGGTATTTCAATGAGAAGAGACAAATACAACACCACTTTTAGAAGGGAGAGTTGGAGAAAGAGTATGGAAAAAAGTACAGATTCTGCATTTTCTAG CGACTATAGAAGCAGCGCGGTGGGTCCTAGTGATTCTGAAAAAGATTGCTCCAGTAGCAGAAGAGACTCTGACACGTCCCATGCGCCTTACGCACCGAGATTGGGTGTTACAGCACCAAGTGGTGACAGTGAAAGTGGTGGTAGTCATTCTCCTTCACCACGAGCTTCTCGAAGGCGGCAG aggaTTCGAAATCATTCCTTAACATCACTTTGTATCATTTCTCATCATCCATTCTTTTCGATGTTCCGAGAATGTCTTTTCGTTTTGAAGAAAATCATTGATGCATGCAACGATAATTCAACTCCTCAAAAAGTAGGAGCTTCGAGGCAAACTAATAG aGATTCAGTGTGGAGTGTTCTTAGTGGTCAAGTTTTGGAAGGGACTCCGTCCATCGTGTTACACGATATACGGGAGATCGAAACCTGGATCCTGAGATTGCTGAGCAGTCCAGTGCCAGTGCCAACGAAAACGCGTGTAGAAATCGAAATAGTATCATCGATTATACAGCCTTCACTCTGTTTTGCTTTACCTGATCACACAAGATTTTCTTTGGTTGATTTTCCTCTACATTTGCCTCTCGAACTTCTTGGCGTTGAAATATGTTTGAAAGTTCTCACTctcattttattagaaaataag ATCGTATTACAATCACGAGATTATAATGCTTTGTCGATGTCGGTGATGGCATTTGTCACAATGATCTATCCCTTAGAATACATGTTCCCTGCAATACCATTGTTACCAACCTGCATGAGCTGTGCGGAACAACTATTACTGGCTCCAACGCCATATATCATCGGAATACCTGCCtcttttttaatgtataagaaaaatttcaaaatgccGGATGATGTCTGGCTGGTGGATCTCGATAGCAATAAAGTAACTGCACCTCCTGGTTCGGCGGATCAATTACCACCCTTGCCTGAACCGGAAGGTACCATACTAAAGAACCACCTGAAACAG GCAATGCAACTGATGGATCAAGTTGGCTCTGGt aCAATGGGTAGCATGTCCGCTTCGCAAGCTATACCACCAGATACTTGGTCATCACGATTGTCCTCTCAATCTCCAAGCAGAAGAGAAAGTTCAGCATCTCAACATTCTCAGAATTTAAG CGTGTCGACAATGAGGCACAGACCGAGCGTTGATTATCAACATGGTCACGGTCAACAAAGCCCATTAGGTGGCAACGCATCACAGCTACGTCGTCCATCGTTGACAACTGCGATGGTATCAGCTTCAGCATCTGGAGGAAGCAGTACGCCTTCTCCTTCATCATCATCGCCAGTACCTGGACCTGGGACCACAACAGGCAGTGGAACATCAACAACTTCGATTACAGCTCCACCATTTAACCCCTTTATCTACGGTAACGACGTTGATTCGGTCGATATTGCAACACGAGTGGCTATGGTCCGCTTCTTCAACTCCCAAAATCTTTTGGCCAACTTTACTGAGCACACACGCACGCTGAGGCTCTATCCAAGACCCGTAGTCgcatttcaaataaattctttccTCCGTTCGAGACCAAGAGCAAGTCAGTTTCTGAACAAATTTGCGCGCACACAAGCTGTTGAATTTCTCGCCGAGTGGTCACTTACACCTAGTAACGTTGCTTTTTTGAGAGTACAAACCGGTGTCTTTGATCCGGCGCAAATCGGTGATAAGTCAAAATGGTACGCTGCGAATCTTGAGCCAATACATTTCAAAGTTTGGGATAACTCTAGCTCTTTGGCAAACGCCTTAAATGCGCTGAAGGAGTTAGAGAGTCAGCCGACTGACGAGAGTGGTTCGGATTCAGAAGGAGCAGAAAGCACGAGCTCTTCTTACTCTTCTCTCAGTGATTTCGTTTCGGAAATGGCATCGTCGGATTTATCACCAA GCTATAATTGTCCTCAAGTCAGTCAACCTCAACAAATGGCACTTTCGATTGATCCAAAGAACATTTATAATCCACCAAGTTCATTGCAATATCCTGGCGTAGAAGAAGAATCACCGGCACGTCCTGAAAGTCCACCAAGTACATCCTCCAGTCATAGCGATCTCAGCAGTCCGAGTTTCAACAGAGACTCCGAATTGGAGTTGAATCCTAATGCTCTCGAAACATCACAATCTACCAAT GATAAAGAGGAAGGTGGTAGTTTTGAGTCAGACTCTGCATCAACAATAACTCCACGCACAATCCTGAGCGCACAAAGTTCAATAGGCCAGTTTGGAGTGGGCATGGGGTCATTAGGTAACTCCTTGCTCAACGACACTGAACGCACTACCACCCCTCACAGGACTTCACGCGTCACTAGATATATGGTTCCT GTGATGCCCAGTGGAACGAGTCTTCAGAGACAACCAAGCGTTGGGAATGTTTTGGCGCGAACATCCAGTTTTGGATCTAGCACGAGTCCACTTCTAACACGACAGCTTAGTGGTAGTATGGATAATGAAACTCTTACGGCATTTCGTCAGCAATCGAGTACACAGGATGGACAAAAGAACAATGCTGGTATGCCAGGAAATGGTGTTTTGAGACAAGGATCACAGGGTTCGTTGTTTGAACAAATTGCGACTCAAGCAAAGGATCTTGTACGAGAAACGACTAGACAGAGTAGTCAAGATGGACTTCTTGCGCATATGGATAaa TTGAAGCATCAAGCAAAGGAGAAGATAACTGAAGCAGGCGAAGACAGTTTATTTGCGCCATTAGAACAG TTGACACAACAAACGAAGAAGGCTGTAGGCGAAGCTACCAAGTCCGTTCAGGAGGCATCAAAAACAGCTATCGAAGCTAGCAAGACTGCTGCAGGTGTGAGCAAAAACACTTTAGATGATTTAACGTACATGGGTAAAAGTACATTTGGTGATTTAACAAAGAGTGCTAAGGAAGTCGCTACGAAAAAGGGTTTGCTCAAG AGTATTGGAGAGTCACAACAATCTTCACCACCTCATACTCCACCATCTTCTGGTATAACTCAAAGAAGAGAATCATCCAATACTCAATTGGTTGCCTCGGATACTCGTTCTGGACGTAGAGATATCGGGCGTGATTTCTTTAGCAATATTAGTAGCGATTTAAACGGTATCGCTGCTCAAACAAGCAGTATGTTCAGTGATTTATTTG GTAACAGAAATAGTTCTAATCGGAATCTTACACAAAGATCAAAGGAGAAAACTAGTACATCGTTTGGACCCTTTCCTAAAG TTTCAGGAAAAACAGGTCTCGTTGAGCGTTCATCGTTAATAAAGCATTCTTCGATGAAAGCTAATCAAGAAGAGATGCAAAGAATGCAAAATGCAGAACGATCTAGTACAAACAGCGACAATCAAGCATTCTTAACGgat GTGGTAACACAAGTTTTGGCTGGTGAAGGCGTCGGTTGGCTCAAATTGAATAGATTGAAGAAACTTATGGAAGATGAAAGCTATCGAGACTTGGTTGTTACAAAGCTCAACAAAGGGCTCAATAGAAAAATTAGTCCTGATGATCACATTGACGATGTG tgTATCTCCAAACCAGTATATAAAGGAATGCTAAAGTGCCTTCAAGCAGTGGTTCATGGTCTCGCTCATACTTATAGTAATTTCGGATTGGGTGGAATGGCCTCGGTTTTCCAATTGATGGAGATAGCTCATACTCATTATTGGAGTAAAGATCTATCGGAAGGAGGTTTCGATAGTTCACTGTTATCACaa GCATCGAGCCCATTTGGTAGCAAGGAAAATTTGAAGTCTCCACAATCTCCGAATCAAGGTGAACTTCCAGATATATCACAAAGATTAAGAAGTTCTCAAACGCAAG AAATACCACCTCAGGTTCAACTTGAATTCACCCACGGACAACAAACGAGTGACGTTGGGCAATCAACAACGGACATGTTTTTGGATATgttcacgaaaaaaaaaaagtttttgtgCAAACTGACGTCATTCGATTCTGAG AGTGGGCGGGGAGGTGGAACAGGAAGCAGCGAAGCTTTATCCACTGACGGAGGTAGCATTATCACTAATCCTGCTTTTCGGCAAGCACACCAAGCTTCTTTCCGAAGCACTGTGTCTGATAGCGAGGTTGAACAAGGCAAT TTTCCGCGTCAAGGAAAACAACGTACTGGTAGCGTCTGGTCCAGTAAATCATCTTTGAGTACAGGCTTCAGATACCATGGTGGAAATTTAATATCTACGACACCAATGTCTAGTCCTGAAACAGCACGTACTTATCTCTTTGAAG GTCTTTTGGGTAAAGAAAGATCCAATCTTTGGGACCAAATGCAATTCTGGGAGGATGCTTTCCTAGACGCTGTATCGCAAGAACGAGATATGTTGGGCATGGATCAGGGTGCAGGAGAAATGATGGAAAG atataagaGTTTGAGCGATAGCGAAAGACGTCGGTTGGAACACGACGAGGATCGATTGTTATGCTCCCTTTTGCATAATCTCACTGCGATCTTGGTAATGCTAAACGTTGATAAAAACGAGGTGAAACGTAAAGTACGGAGATTACTGGGAAAGAGTCACATCGGTTTGATTTACAGTCAGGAGCTTAATCAGCTTCTCGATCAGATAAACAACCTT CATGGAAACGATATCGATCTAAAGCCATTGACGTCTCGACAAATGCATCGTCAATCGTTCACCGTTCATGCTGGGGTCGATGCTGATGGTGATTTAAGATTCCTCGAAGTTCGTCACGACGGTCTTGTGTTGAGATCGGTAAACGGAGTTATCGTTGAACGTTGGTGGTATGAACGATTGGTAAACATGACCTACAGTCCGAAAAACAAGGTCCTTTGTTTATGGAGACGAAACGGTGGTCAAACacaatttcataaatattatacaaagaag TGCAAAGACCTTTACTACTGTATAAAAGATGCTATGGAAAAAGCCGCTGCTcgtggaagaggaggaaacaTCGGTATCGAGCTGGGAGGTGAATTTCCGGTTCAAGACATGCGTACAGGAGAGGGTGGACTTCTTCAGGTTTGCATGGAAGGTGTTGGTCTTCTCTTCGCGAATAGCAAG TTTTTTGTAAGACTCGATCATATCCGCAAGTGCTTTACCCAAAAGGATGGAATCTTTGTTCTGGAAGAATTCA ATCCTAAAACTAGACAAGTAATCCAACGTAAATATAGGTCGCAAATG GCAGATCAAATCTGTTATGCGGTACTCTGTGTATTCTCTTATTTGGCTGCTGGCTTAGAGCAACGTAAACAACAaccacaacaacaacaacaacaacaacaacaacaacaacaacaacaacaacaacaacaacaacaacatcagcagcagcagcaacagcaacaattGCGCCAACAGCAGCAGAAGCAACTACGTCAGCAACAAttgcaacagcagcaacagcaattGAAGCATCAGCATCAGCAATTGcgtcaacaacaacaacaacaacaacaggaGGTACACCAACATGTGCAACAGCAACAATTACGTCAACAACAGCTGCAACAACAGTTACgtcagcaacagcaacaacaacaacaacaacaacaacaacaacaacaacaacaacaacaacaacaacaacaacaacagcaacagcaacaacaacaacaacagagatggcagcagcagcaacagcaaatGTCGCCACGAGATGAAAATATTCCTCAAGTCGTACAGGGAAATACGAATACACAATTTGAACCCTTTCTTCAACAGCACTGA